A genomic segment from Halomonas sp. GD1P12 encodes:
- a CDS encoding efflux RND transporter periplasmic adaptor subunit codes for MTLLDKTPARQRGRVRWGAIAALLILAGGLALAWWIVTQPPRIERRPPPPASPPLVDVISVERRVQAPSLSGFGRVEAEKSTMVSSRVAGELERFAEGVVPGEVVEEGAPLAYIDRADLELALQDAQAQVATAEAGVALERAEQQRAEGDYARFGRELTAERRALVLREPQKRQAEAALTQARVLRDQAALNLERATLTAPWRAMVAERTLGAGSLLSQGTEVLSLVGVEQFWVRASLPGDTLAWLEPGDRVTLTSQSWPAEESREGELTSILPNLEENGLQAQLLVSVDDPLALDQNGPALRLGDVVRLRYHTTAREALIALPSSALRPGDVVWWLDDDDRLQSSTVTLAYRGEEQALVSDGLSPGQRVVTAGLAQPRVGQQVRPRQSAQTPAHPDEENAP; via the coding sequence ATGACCCTTCTTGATAAAACGCCGGCCCGCCAGCGCGGCCGGGTGCGTTGGGGCGCCATCGCGGCGCTTTTGATTCTGGCCGGCGGCCTGGCCCTGGCCTGGTGGATCGTCACTCAACCCCCGCGTATCGAGCGCCGCCCGCCGCCGCCGGCCTCACCGCCGCTGGTCGATGTCATCAGCGTTGAGCGCCGCGTTCAGGCCCCATCACTTTCAGGCTTCGGCCGGGTAGAGGCCGAGAAATCGACCATGGTCTCGAGCCGAGTGGCCGGCGAGCTCGAACGCTTTGCCGAAGGCGTGGTGCCCGGCGAGGTCGTAGAGGAAGGCGCCCCGCTTGCCTATATCGACCGCGCGGATCTCGAGCTTGCGCTGCAGGATGCCCAGGCCCAGGTCGCCACCGCCGAAGCCGGCGTTGCGCTCGAACGCGCCGAGCAGCAGCGCGCCGAGGGTGACTACGCCCGCTTTGGCCGCGAGCTTACCGCCGAGCGCCGTGCGCTGGTGCTGCGCGAACCGCAAAAGCGCCAGGCCGAAGCTGCCCTGACCCAGGCCCGGGTGCTACGCGACCAGGCCGCCCTGAATCTGGAGCGCGCCACGCTCACCGCGCCCTGGCGGGCGATGGTCGCCGAACGCACCCTCGGCGCCGGCAGCCTGTTGAGCCAAGGCACCGAGGTGCTGAGCCTGGTCGGCGTCGAACAGTTTTGGGTGCGCGCCTCGCTTCCCGGCGACACGCTTGCCTGGCTCGAGCCCGGCGATCGCGTCACGCTCACCAGCCAAAGCTGGCCGGCGGAGGAGAGCCGCGAAGGTGAGTTGACCTCGATTCTGCCGAATCTCGAAGAGAACGGCCTGCAGGCACAGCTGCTCGTCTCCGTCGACGACCCGCTGGCACTGGACCAGAACGGGCCGGCGCTGCGCCTGGGGGATGTCGTGCGCCTTCGCTACCACACCACCGCGCGCGAGGCGTTGATCGCCCTGCCCTCCTCGGCGCTGCGCCCGGGCGACGTGGTGTGGTGGCTCGATGATGACGACAGGCTCCAGAGCTCGACGGTGACGCTTGCCTACCGCGGCGAAGAGCAGGCGCTGGTGAGCGACGGGCTCAGCCCGGGTCAGCGCGTGGTCACCGCCGGGCTTGCCCAGCCGCGCGTCGGCCAGCAGGTGCGCCCGCGCCAATCCGCGCAGACGCCGGCCCACCCGGATGAGGAGAACGCCCCATGA
- a CDS encoding TetR/AcrR family transcriptional regulator, whose protein sequence is MKNTSTRDKLIDTGAELIAQHGYNATGINAVLNSCGVPKGSFYHYFSSKEDFGLAVIERFADDYAVGLKALLEDESVTPLERLKRYFARGRDYMQTCNHETGCLIGNLGQELSGQSDVFRDALNTVFQRWEQHFVACLQAAQAQGAVSPRADVQALASFILSGWEGAILRAKTLKSVTPMEQFESILFEYVLVDTVARQSA, encoded by the coding sequence ATGAAAAACACCTCGACCCGCGACAAATTGATCGATACCGGCGCCGAGCTGATCGCTCAGCACGGCTACAACGCCACCGGCATCAACGCCGTGCTCAATTCCTGCGGGGTACCCAAGGGCTCGTTCTATCACTACTTCTCCAGCAAGGAGGATTTCGGGCTGGCGGTGATCGAGCGCTTTGCCGACGACTACGCCGTGGGTCTGAAGGCGCTATTGGAAGATGAAAGCGTGACGCCGCTCGAGCGGCTCAAACGCTACTTCGCCCGCGGCCGGGACTACATGCAGACCTGCAACCACGAAACCGGTTGTTTGATCGGCAACCTGGGCCAGGAGCTTTCGGGCCAAAGCGATGTCTTTCGCGACGCGCTGAACACGGTCTTCCAGCGCTGGGAGCAGCACTTCGTGGCCTGCCTTCAGGCCGCTCAAGCCCAGGGCGCGGTGAGCCCCCGAGCCGACGTCCAGGCGCTGGCCAGCTTCATCCTGAGCGGCTGGGAAGGGGCGATTTTGCGCGCCAAGACGCTCAAGTCGGTCACGCCCATGGAGCAGTTCGAGTCGATTCTGTTCGAGTACGTGCTGGTCGATACCGTGGCGCGCCAGAGCGCCTGA
- a CDS encoding SDR family oxidoreductase encodes MSEQKQPPQHQDKQPGDEYAMRPAPEYIRASYRGSEKLKDKVALITGGDSGIGRAVAVHFAREGADSVIVHLEEDEDAEETKRLVEAEGRRCLVLKGDVAQPVFCREVIQKTLDEYGKLNVLINNAAEQYDWDDITDIPDDQLLRTFQTNIFSHFYMIKAALPHLGEGDTIIETSSINAFKGNDTLIDYTATKGAIQGLMRSMAMSLMERGIRVNAVAPGPVWTPLIPASMSEEKVESFGGQVPMKRAGQPSEMGPAYVYLASEDSSYMSGQTLHLNGGVILNT; translated from the coding sequence ATGAGCGAGCAGAAACAGCCCCCGCAGCATCAGGACAAACAGCCCGGCGACGAATACGCCATGCGCCCGGCGCCGGAGTACATCCGCGCAAGCTATCGCGGTTCGGAGAAGCTCAAGGACAAGGTAGCACTCATCACCGGCGGCGACAGCGGCATCGGCCGCGCCGTGGCCGTACACTTTGCCCGCGAAGGCGCCGACAGCGTGATCGTACATCTGGAAGAGGATGAGGACGCCGAAGAGACAAAGCGCCTGGTGGAAGCCGAGGGCCGGCGCTGCCTGGTGCTCAAGGGCGACGTGGCCCAGCCGGTCTTTTGCCGCGAGGTCATTCAAAAGACCCTCGATGAGTACGGCAAGCTCAACGTGCTGATCAATAACGCCGCCGAGCAGTACGACTGGGACGATATCACCGATATTCCCGACGACCAGCTTTTGCGCACTTTCCAGACCAACATCTTCAGCCACTTCTACATGATCAAGGCGGCCCTGCCGCACCTCGGCGAAGGCGATACCATCATCGAAACCTCGTCGATCAACGCCTTCAAAGGCAACGACACCCTGATCGATTACACCGCGACCAAGGGCGCCATTCAGGGGCTGATGCGCTCGATGGCCATGTCGCTGATGGAGCGCGGCATTCGGGTCAACGCCGTAGCACCAGGCCCGGTCTGGACGCCGCTGATTCCCGCCAGCATGAGTGAGGAGAAGGTCGAAAGCTTCGGCGGCCAGGTGCCGATGAAGCGCGCCGGCCAGCCCAGCGAAATGGGCCCCGCCTACGTGTATCTGGCAAGCGAAGACTCGTCCTACATGAGTGGCCAAACCCTCCACCTGAACGGCGGCGTGATTCTGAACACCTGA
- a CDS encoding phage holin family protein: METQRNSTTQGASVGSLLTTLTREVTDLVRGEAELAKAEVSEKTHQALTGIAAIAVAGAVIFAGFLVLLASAVALLNEILPPDMTPWLSAAIVGVVTAVIGLIMLNVGLNKIKAQRLAPQRTLKSLQRDKELAQEHEHNVKEALK; the protein is encoded by the coding sequence ATGGAAACGCAGCGCAATAGCACGACGCAGGGAGCGTCCGTTGGCTCGCTTTTAACGACGTTGACCCGCGAGGTAACCGACCTGGTTCGAGGCGAAGCCGAACTCGCCAAGGCCGAGGTCTCGGAAAAGACCCATCAGGCCCTGACCGGCATCGCCGCAATCGCCGTGGCGGGCGCGGTGATCTTCGCCGGCTTTCTGGTGCTGCTGGCATCGGCGGTCGCCCTGCTCAACGAAATCCTGCCGCCGGACATGACCCCCTGGCTCTCCGCCGCCATCGTCGGCGTCGTGACCGCCGTTATCGGGTTGATCATGCTCAACGTGGGGCTCAACAAGATCAAGGCGCAGCGTTTGGCACCGCAGCGCACGCTAAAAAGTTTACAGCGGGACAAGGAGCTGGCCCAGGAGCACGAGCATAACGTCAAGGAGGCGTTGAAATGA
- a CDS encoding DUF3618 domain-containing protein translates to MSDHKDHRTPEEIEKDIQHSRERLDSTLGELEERFSPQRLLNASYDYLRHGGANEFFTNLGTTIKENPVPFLVTGAGLGWLLTAQRSGAQRDDRHYANSEAYPHSGPQGRFDSRMNPPPMSQPFSNRGDRPTGEYADALTGGARPAGLEGGAPFDHPERSAFSHPPAFDDSDRPDTGFDQGAGMNSGMKERVVGGARHMGHSASDAVHHISERAHHMGGNMRDTTSGLYRSTQHGMHDAGQWARDAGRHSSDFIQEHPLVAGALGFAIGAALGGLLPSTRREDAYMGEYRDRLMGEAAEMGHQQADKMQHSLHERTEKMKNETDKDQQQKDQHEKDSHQNEHQEHDTRHTPSDTDSEHMRYSDEAMPGHNAASGQSGNPGKQPTPHDKDESKKEHGLADSDTPSGNTQGDDTLEPPKR, encoded by the coding sequence ATGAGCGATCACAAGGATCACCGCACCCCCGAAGAGATCGAAAAGGACATTCAGCACTCCCGCGAGCGGCTCGACTCCACGCTTGGCGAGCTGGAGGAGCGCTTTTCACCCCAGCGGCTGCTCAACGCTTCCTACGACTACCTTCGTCACGGCGGCGCCAACGAGTTCTTCACTAATCTGGGTACGACCATCAAGGAGAACCCGGTTCCGTTTCTGGTCACCGGGGCAGGGCTTGGCTGGCTGTTGACCGCCCAGCGCAGCGGCGCTCAGCGCGATGACCGCCACTACGCCAATTCCGAAGCCTACCCGCACAGCGGCCCGCAAGGGCGCTTCGATTCGCGCATGAACCCCCCGCCGATGTCGCAGCCGTTCTCCAACCGGGGGGATCGCCCTACCGGTGAGTACGCCGATGCCTTGACGGGCGGCGCGCGCCCGGCGGGTCTCGAAGGCGGCGCCCCGTTTGACCACCCCGAGCGCAGCGCCTTTTCGCATCCGCCGGCGTTCGATGACAGCGACCGCCCGGATACCGGTTTCGACCAGGGCGCGGGCATGAACTCGGGCATGAAGGAGCGCGTCGTCGGCGGCGCCCGCCACATGGGCCACAGTGCCAGTGACGCCGTCCACCATATCAGCGAACGGGCTCACCATATGGGAGGCAACATGCGCGACACGACCTCAGGCTTGTACCGCTCCACCCAGCACGGCATGCACGACGCCGGGCAGTGGGCCAGAGACGCCGGCCGCCACTCGTCGGACTTCATTCAGGAGCACCCGCTGGTCGCCGGGGCACTGGGGTTTGCCATTGGCGCCGCGCTCGGCGGGCTTCTACCCTCAACACGGCGGGAAGACGCTTATATGGGCGAATATCGCGACCGCCTGATGGGCGAGGCCGCCGAGATGGGCCACCAGCAGGCCGATAAGATGCAGCACTCTCTTCACGAAAGGACCGAGAAGATGAAAAACGAAACCGACAAGGACCAGCAACAGAAAGACCAGCACGAGAAAGACTCGCATCAAAACGAGCATCAGGAGCACGACACGCGCCATACGCCGAGCGACACCGACAGCGAGCACATGCGCTACTCCGACGAGGCGATGCCGGGGCATAACGCCGCCTCGGGCCAGAGCGGCAACCCGGGCAAGCAGCCCACGCCCCACGACAAGGACGAGAGCAAGAAAGAGCACGGCCTGGCCGACTCCGACACGCCCTCCGGCAACACCCAGGGCGACGACACGCTCGAGCCGCCCAAGCGTTAA
- the xseA gene encoding exodeoxyribonuclease VII large subunit produces MTSSDAKALSVSDLNKRSRQALERDMGEVWVEGELSNVSKPASGHIYFTLKDDRAQVRCALFRQRARFVAAPMRDGDQVKLRGKVSLFEPRGDYQLIAEAVQAAGLGELLAAFERLKAQLDGEGVFVNARPLPYPPRKLLILSSASGAAIRDVLAVLNARWPLADVTLIPVPVQGAEAAPAMISALALLNRQKQLDPARDAVLITRGGGSLEDLWAFNSEHLARAIFNSRLPVMSAVGHEVDTTLADFAADVRAPTPSAAAERLVPDGRALLQALGQSEARLTRAVRASLQRESQRLDHLRARLKHPGEQLAQRRQHVETLFQRLQRAMNHSLGQQQSRTAQLAKRLASQDMTRLHQAEQARLAQLDRRLKGAVARTLEARRARLSSVARELNAVSPLAVLGRGYAIAQDSTGQVVRRAEDTVPGQTLSLRLGEGRLSVEVKRRHKK; encoded by the coding sequence ATGACCTCTTCCGACGCTAAAGCCCTTTCCGTCAGCGACCTTAACAAACGCTCGCGCCAGGCGCTCGAGCGCGACATGGGCGAGGTGTGGGTGGAAGGCGAGCTTTCGAACGTTTCCAAACCCGCCTCTGGGCATATCTATTTCACGTTGAAGGACGACCGCGCCCAGGTGCGCTGCGCGCTGTTTCGCCAGCGGGCGCGGTTCGTGGCCGCACCGATGCGCGACGGCGACCAGGTGAAGCTCAGAGGCAAGGTGTCGCTGTTCGAGCCGCGCGGCGACTACCAGCTGATCGCCGAGGCGGTGCAGGCGGCGGGGCTGGGTGAGCTGTTGGCGGCCTTCGAGCGGCTGAAAGCGCAGCTCGACGGTGAAGGCGTGTTCGTCAACGCCCGCCCCCTGCCCTACCCGCCACGCAAGCTTTTGATTCTGAGCTCGGCCAGCGGCGCGGCGATTCGCGACGTGCTGGCGGTTCTCAACGCGCGCTGGCCGCTGGCGGACGTAACGCTGATCCCCGTGCCGGTACAGGGGGCAGAGGCGGCGCCAGCGATGATTTCGGCGCTGGCGCTGCTCAACCGGCAAAAGCAGCTCGACCCGGCACGCGACGCCGTGCTGATCACCCGCGGCGGTGGGAGCCTGGAAGACCTGTGGGCGTTCAACAGCGAACACCTGGCGCGGGCGATTTTCAATTCCCGCCTGCCGGTGATGTCCGCCGTGGGCCACGAGGTGGATACGACGCTTGCCGACTTCGCCGCCGATGTGCGCGCGCCCACGCCCTCGGCGGCAGCGGAGCGGCTGGTGCCGGATGGACGGGCGCTTTTGCAGGCGCTGGGCCAAAGCGAGGCGCGCCTGACCCGCGCCGTTCGGGCCAGCCTTCAGCGTGAAAGCCAGCGGCTGGATCACCTGCGCGCCCGGCTCAAACATCCCGGCGAGCAGCTCGCCCAGCGCCGCCAGCACGTCGAAACCCTGTTCCAGCGCCTGCAGCGCGCCATGAACCATTCGCTTGGCCAGCAGCAGAGCCGTACCGCGCAGCTCGCCAAACGGCTGGCAAGCCAGGACATGACAAGGCTACACCAGGCCGAGCAGGCGCGTCTGGCCCAGCTCGACCGCCGCCTGAAAGGCGCGGTGGCGCGCACGCTGGAGGCGCGCCGCGCAAGGCTTTCGAGCGTTGCCCGCGAGCTCAACGCAGTGAGCCCGCTGGCCGTACTGGGCCGAGGCTACGCCATCGCCCAGGACAGCACCGGCCAGGTGGTGCGCCGCGCCGAGGACACCGTGCCGGGCCAAACGCTGTCGCTGCGTTTGGGAGAAGGCCGCCTGAGCGTCGAGGTCAAACGCCGCCACAAAAAATAG
- the pepE gene encoding dipeptidase PepE, whose protein sequence is MSRLLLLSSSKAGSTGYLEHAKPLIEDFLTAAPNVINRVLFIPFAGVGKTFDMYLEQVRPAFEALGITVDGVHRAPDPIEAVHRAEAIAVGGGNTFALVKRLYEANLLTAIQQCVALGTPYIGWSAGSNIAGPTICTTNDMPIVEPPSFNTLGLVPFQINPHFISGKPAGHNGESREERLTEYLALNPNALVVALREGTALRREDDSLQLVGELDGVTFSSEGQRELKANSGLDHLLIPN, encoded by the coding sequence ATGTCGCGCTTACTTTTATTGAGCAGTTCCAAAGCTGGCAGCACCGGTTACCTCGAACACGCCAAACCGCTGATTGAGGACTTCCTGACTGCAGCGCCAAATGTGATAAACCGTGTGCTGTTCATTCCATTTGCAGGTGTGGGCAAGACCTTTGATATGTATCTTGAACAGGTCCGCCCTGCGTTCGAGGCATTGGGCATTACTGTAGATGGCGTTCATCGAGCACCTGATCCAATAGAGGCCGTACACCGTGCAGAGGCCATTGCGGTAGGGGGTGGCAATACATTCGCGCTGGTAAAGCGCCTTTATGAAGCTAACCTGCTCACTGCTATTCAACAATGCGTGGCTTTAGGTACCCCTTATATAGGCTGGAGCGCCGGCTCCAATATCGCAGGTCCCACGATCTGTACCACCAACGATATGCCTATTGTAGAACCACCTAGCTTCAATACTCTCGGGCTCGTGCCGTTTCAAATCAACCCGCACTTCATCTCTGGCAAACCTGCAGGACATAACGGTGAAAGTCGCGAGGAGCGGTTGACAGAATATCTGGCGCTCAATCCGAACGCTCTGGTCGTTGCCCTGCGCGAGGGTACCGCGCTGCGCCGCGAGGACGACTCGCTTCAGCTTGTAGGCGAGCTGGACGGTGTGACATTTTCGAGCGAAGGCCAGAGAGAGCTGAAAGCCAATAGTGGATTGGATCATTTGCTGATTCCGAATTGA
- a CDS encoding OPT/YSL family transporter, translating into MNDTTSATADSEVPQAPRRHPRFFSPGQMLTNLVVCVLGAIIGLELITRVGITPNTSIIGALIAILLSYIPLKLFRSYNSLERQTLVQTTISGATFSAANGLLLPLAIPFLMGESQMLIPMLFGAALAVITDASILYFSFDSKVFTARAAWPPGLATAEALKAAADKGRNALLLLAGMAGGMTGKAFGIPAEMFGIAWIANVFAMCALGLGLILRGYSEQFFGFDISNAYIPHGIMIGAGLVALVQIILLMRRDQRDKQANDEPSQRPTRSALQMRVALMSGFSVYLIVALILALGTGVYTGMSPGMLIGWLVFAALAAMASELIVGIAAMHSGWFPSFATALIALVIGMLIGFPSTALGVLVAFTVATGPAFADMAYDLKAGWVIRGEGHDQEYELDGRRQQYFAELFSFGVAIVIVALVFRAYFAADLVPPVARVYVATIDAGASMEVAKQLLIWAVIGGVIQAVGGMSRQIGVLLATGLLITSPLAGIVIYIALVIRWLVVKRFGTEGGHKLYILGAGFITGSALYSFFSSTLKLGSR; encoded by the coding sequence ATGAACGATACCACGTCGGCCACGGCCGATAGCGAGGTGCCTCAAGCACCTCGCCGACATCCTCGCTTCTTTTCACCGGGCCAAATGCTGACCAACTTGGTCGTCTGCGTGCTGGGAGCGATCATCGGGCTCGAGCTGATCACGCGTGTGGGGATCACGCCCAATACCTCGATCATTGGCGCATTGATTGCCATCCTTCTGTCTTATATTCCCCTCAAGCTATTTCGTAGTTACAACTCGCTCGAGCGTCAAACGCTGGTACAGACCACCATATCCGGCGCAACCTTTTCTGCCGCCAACGGATTACTGCTGCCCCTAGCGATCCCGTTTTTGATGGGTGAGTCGCAGATGCTCATTCCAATGCTCTTCGGCGCAGCGCTTGCCGTGATCACCGATGCTTCGATTCTCTACTTCTCCTTCGATAGCAAAGTTTTCACTGCTCGTGCGGCTTGGCCACCGGGGCTTGCCACCGCTGAGGCACTGAAGGCTGCTGCCGACAAGGGTCGCAATGCGCTTTTGCTACTGGCAGGCATGGCAGGTGGCATGACCGGCAAGGCTTTCGGCATCCCCGCTGAAATGTTCGGTATCGCTTGGATCGCCAACGTGTTCGCCATGTGCGCATTGGGCTTGGGGTTGATTCTGCGTGGCTACTCCGAGCAGTTTTTCGGCTTTGACATCAGCAACGCCTACATCCCGCATGGCATCATGATCGGAGCAGGACTGGTAGCGCTGGTGCAAATCATTCTATTGATGCGACGCGACCAGCGTGACAAGCAAGCCAACGATGAGCCTTCGCAGCGCCCGACCCGTTCAGCACTTCAAATGCGCGTGGCGTTAATGAGCGGTTTCAGTGTCTACCTGATCGTGGCGCTGATACTGGCACTGGGCACCGGTGTCTATACCGGCATGTCGCCGGGCATGTTGATTGGCTGGCTAGTGTTTGCAGCGCTGGCCGCCATGGCGTCCGAACTCATTGTCGGGATTGCGGCCATGCACTCGGGCTGGTTTCCTTCCTTCGCCACCGCCCTCATTGCCTTGGTCATTGGCATGTTGATAGGTTTTCCCAGCACCGCGCTGGGTGTACTGGTGGCCTTTACCGTAGCCACTGGTCCCGCGTTTGCCGACATGGCCTACGACCTAAAAGCGGGCTGGGTGATCCGTGGAGAGGGGCACGATCAGGAGTACGAGCTTGATGGTCGTCGCCAGCAGTATTTTGCTGAACTCTTTAGCTTCGGCGTGGCGATAGTAATCGTGGCGCTGGTCTTTAGAGCCTACTTCGCCGCCGATCTGGTACCGCCAGTAGCGCGGGTTTACGTAGCCACCATCGATGCTGGCGCCAGCATGGAGGTCGCCAAACAACTGCTCATATGGGCTGTGATAGGCGGCGTCATCCAGGCAGTGGGCGGTATGTCGCGTCAAATCGGGGTGCTTCTGGCCACTGGGCTTCTGATCACTTCGCCTTTGGCCGGCATCGTGATCTACATCGCGCTAGTAATTCGCTGGCTGGTAGTGAAACGCTTCGGGACCGAAGGCGGTCATAAGCTCTACATCCTGGGCGCTGGCTTCATCACGGGCTCTGCACTCTACAGCTTCTTCTCGTCGACCTTGAAGCTAGGCTCGCGTTAA
- a CDS encoding AroM family protein, which produces MKEQRKCLGIITIGQAPRTDLHDDLSKLLAPGIKVIEAGALDGLTLEEIERHYPVGEQDQVLVSRMADGCQVTIAEPDLEPLLDSAIRTMATKGTDAILVLCTGELPDYSDLSVPVLLPKRLVRLGLQGLFPEGRLLVMSPEPRQMTPARTRWQAAGFEVETLYASPYGDSLLLDLAAEKAADLKGDLLYLDCMGYTLAQRARIARISGHRTLTPRQLVFSAANLLLG; this is translated from the coding sequence ATGAAGGAACAACGCAAGTGCTTAGGCATTATCACTATCGGCCAAGCCCCACGCACGGACCTTCATGATGACCTTTCCAAGCTGCTTGCACCGGGTATCAAAGTCATCGAGGCCGGCGCGCTGGATGGGCTGACGCTCGAGGAAATCGAACGCCATTATCCAGTAGGCGAGCAGGACCAGGTGCTGGTATCGCGCATGGCCGACGGCTGCCAGGTCACTATCGCCGAGCCCGACTTGGAGCCACTGCTGGATAGCGCGATTCGCACGATGGCGACAAAAGGTACAGACGCCATTTTGGTGCTCTGCACAGGCGAGCTTCCTGACTACTCCGACCTATCAGTTCCTGTACTTTTGCCCAAACGCTTGGTGCGCCTTGGCCTACAGGGACTCTTCCCCGAGGGCAGGCTACTGGTCATGAGTCCGGAGCCGCGTCAAATGACACCTGCGAGAACACGTTGGCAAGCAGCCGGCTTCGAGGTCGAAACGCTCTACGCCTCCCCCTACGGTGATTCCTTACTTCTCGACTTGGCCGCGGAGAAAGCAGCCGACTTGAAAGGGGACCTGCTCTATCTCGATTGCATGGGCTACACCTTGGCCCAACGTGCCCGCATCGCCCGAATCTCGGGCCATCGAACGCTGACGCCACGCCAGTTGGTTTTCAGCGCGGCAAACCTGCTGCTTGGTTAG
- a CDS encoding DUF1177 domain-containing protein, translated as MLKQVIDLHEILDTPSASGERIKEYLISCGAAPESIRITRVTSDKGASDFMHITVKGHDGKQAGGDAPTLGVIGRLGGIGARPEITGYVSDGDGALAALAAAAKLIGMAANGDQLEGDVIITTHICPNAPTREHHPVPFMDSPISFEDTWEHEIDTAMDAIVSIDTTKGNRVINLRGVSMSPTVKQGYILRTSEDLMNVMSRVTGRLPHIFAITQQDITPYGNGLYHLNSILQPAVATSAPVVGVALATETAVAGCATGASHEVDVEQAARFAVEVAKDFTAGTCQFHDSEEFARIVEMYGEHTRFQHGGARE; from the coding sequence GTGCTCAAACAAGTCATCGATCTTCATGAAATTCTCGATACCCCTAGCGCTTCCGGCGAGCGGATAAAGGAGTACCTAATAAGCTGCGGCGCAGCACCGGAGAGCATTCGAATCACTCGGGTCACATCCGATAAGGGTGCAAGCGATTTCATGCATATCACCGTAAAGGGCCATGACGGTAAACAGGCGGGTGGCGATGCGCCAACGCTTGGGGTAATCGGCCGTCTTGGCGGTATCGGTGCCCGTCCGGAGATTACAGGCTATGTATCCGATGGTGATGGCGCGCTCGCCGCACTGGCGGCTGCGGCCAAATTAATCGGCATGGCTGCTAACGGCGATCAGCTTGAAGGAGATGTCATCATCACTACTCACATCTGCCCGAACGCTCCCACTCGCGAGCATCATCCCGTCCCTTTCATGGACTCCCCCATCAGCTTCGAGGACACTTGGGAGCACGAGATCGACACGGCAATGGACGCAATCGTGTCGATCGATACCACAAAGGGTAATCGCGTCATCAACCTGCGAGGCGTGTCGATGTCACCGACCGTCAAGCAGGGCTACATTCTGCGCACCAGTGAAGACCTGATGAATGTCATGTCCCGTGTGACAGGACGGTTGCCACACATATTCGCTATTACCCAGCAGGACATCACGCCCTACGGTAACGGCCTCTATCATCTGAACAGCATTCTACAACCCGCCGTGGCTACTTCGGCCCCCGTCGTGGGCGTGGCCTTGGCCACCGAAACCGCTGTAGCCGGTTGCGCGACCGGCGCAAGTCACGAGGTAGATGTCGAACAGGCGGCACGTTTCGCCGTTGAAGTGGCCAAGGACTTCACCGCTGGTACCTGTCAATTCCATGACTCCGAAGAGTTTGCCCGTATCGTCGAGATGTATGGCGAACACACTCGTTTTCAACACGGCGGTGCCCGCGAATGA
- a CDS encoding LysR family transcriptional regulator has protein sequence MNNVTARQLEAIIAVADLGSFTEAAERLHLSQPSLSQLVRQLEQTLGVKLFERTTRRVSLSTAGQEFLPVAERVLSRLERGMQNMRAFAKGQQGQISFAALLTVGGSLIPAAMAAFHQRYPGIGLEYLEESDEPIYQQVMAGDVDFGVSVAPLNPEDVDFHPLYKDYLYFVCSPNHPLADEEEVSWHQIVEWPFIAMKSRTSMRRLTEQGFAITGQCMEPVQIAGYQSTILGMVANNIGVSALPSSLKLMFRRDDVCLIPISERLYRDIGILTSRRRELAPAAERFIEVLMELVEANRSLLPSPE, from the coding sequence ATGAATAACGTAACCGCTCGTCAGCTCGAGGCCATCATCGCGGTGGCTGACTTGGGCAGCTTTACCGAGGCCGCTGAAAGGTTGCACTTATCACAGCCGTCGCTGAGTCAACTGGTGCGTCAGCTCGAACAGACATTAGGTGTGAAACTGTTCGAGCGCACCACACGGCGCGTCAGTCTATCGACGGCGGGTCAGGAGTTTCTGCCGGTGGCGGAGCGGGTGTTATCGCGTCTGGAGCGAGGCATGCAGAACATGCGCGCCTTCGCGAAGGGGCAGCAGGGCCAGATCAGTTTTGCCGCTCTTTTGACCGTCGGGGGCAGCTTGATTCCTGCCGCTATGGCGGCGTTTCACCAGCGCTATCCCGGCATCGGGCTCGAATACCTGGAAGAGAGTGACGAGCCGATCTATCAACAGGTGATGGCCGGGGATGTCGATTTCGGTGTGAGTGTTGCTCCCCTCAATCCGGAAGACGTCGACTTTCATCCTCTGTACAAGGATTACCTCTATTTCGTCTGCTCGCCGAATCATCCCTTGGCCGATGAAGAGGAAGTCAGTTGGCATCAGATCGTCGAGTGGCCGTTCATTGCGATGAAGTCGCGAACCAGTATGCGCAGACTAACAGAGCAGGGCTTTGCCATAACCGGCCAGTGCATGGAGCCGGTTCAAATCGCAGGGTATCAGTCAACCATTCTAGGCATGGTGGCCAACAATATCGGCGTTAGTGCCTTGCCGTCATCGCTCAAGCTGATGTTTCGCCGAGATGATGTTTGCCTGATTCCTATCAGTGAAAGGCTTTATCGCGACATCGGTATACTCACCTCACGACGGCGAGAGCTTGCGCCTGCCGCCGAGAGATTCATCGAGGTACTGATGGAGCTGGTCGAGGCTAATCGTTCGTTGTTGCCAAGCCCCGAGTAA